In Campylobacter sp. RM16189, a genomic segment contains:
- a CDS encoding PAS domain-containing sensor histidine kinase produces MDDIKTRFRQYQDAIEASNIVSKTDINGIITFVNDEFCKISGFSREELIGANHNIVRHPDVPKKTFKILWDTILAKKVHKSIVRNLTKDGKDIYLNTTIIPILDPNGDIEEFVAIRHNVTDVINLNNELLKTKRELEDLNQNLENRVKEQTAELLNLNQNLKCLVESEIKKNEEKTQMLFFQSRLASMGEMIANIAHQWRQPLNELSIMLFRFKEAFLAQDSSRFQTDYDDSKRIIKNMSQTIEDFRNFFAINREKELFLPSIAVKNAMKMVQGTYEKDNIKIDFSIKDESEVLGFNSQLSQALIILLSNAKDAMKDVNNEKAVTISIYKQNKFVVITVSDNGGGIKDEIMDRIFEPYFTTKHPSSGTGIGLYMLKMIIENMNGKVSVKNDKFGACFTIKIPYMDKG; encoded by the coding sequence ATGGATGATATAAAGACTAGATTTAGACAGTATCAAGATGCTATTGAGGCCAGTAATATTGTTTCAAAAACCGATATAAACGGTATTATAACCTTTGTAAATGATGAATTTTGCAAAATTTCAGGATTTAGCAGAGAGGAGCTCATAGGAGCAAATCACAATATAGTTCGTCATCCTGATGTGCCTAAAAAGACTTTTAAAATTTTGTGGGATACGATTTTAGCCAAGAAAGTTCATAAAAGTATAGTTAGAAATCTTACTAAAGATGGCAAAGATATATATCTGAATACTACGATTATTCCTATTTTGGATCCAAATGGAGATATTGAAGAATTTGTAGCTATTAGGCATAATGTAACTGATGTTATAAATTTAAATAATGAACTTTTAAAGACAAAAAGAGAGCTTGAGGATTTAAATCAAAACCTTGAAAATAGAGTTAAAGAACAGACTGCCGAGCTATTAAATTTAAATCAAAATTTAAAATGTCTGGTTGAGTCCGAGATAAAAAAGAATGAGGAAAAGACCCAGATGCTGTTTTTTCAATCAAGACTAGCATCAATGGGTGAGATGATAGCTAACATAGCTCATCAATGGAGACAGCCCCTAAACGAGCTTAGTATAATGCTTTTTAGGTTTAAAGAGGCGTTTTTAGCTCAAGACAGTTCAAGATTTCAGACAGATTATGATGATTCAAAGCGAATTATTAAAAATATGTCTCAAACCATAGAGGATTTTAGAAATTTTTTTGCGATAAATAGAGAAAAAGAGCTCTTTTTACCCTCTATTGCCGTAAAAAATGCAATGAAAATGGTTCAAGGCACATATGAAAAAGATAATATTAAGATAGACTTTTCTATAAAAGATGAGAGCGAAGTATTGGGTTTTAATTCTCAACTCTCTCAAGCGCTAATAATCCTTCTTTCTAATGCAAAAGATGCAATGAAAGATGTAAATAATGAAAAAGCTGTTACAATATCTATATATAAACAAAATAAATTTGTAGTTATTACGGTTAGTGATAATGGCGGCGGTATAAAAGATGAGATAATGGATAGGATTTTTGAGCCATATTTCACGACCAAGCATCCAAGTTCCGGTACCGGAATAGGACTTTATATGCTTAAGATGATAATTGAGAATATGAATGGAAAAGTTAGTGTAAAAAATGATAAATTTGGAGCTTGTTTTACAATAAAGATTCCATATATGGATAAAGGATAG
- a CDS encoding flagellar export protein FliJ gives MKSKFTQIVKVKKQNLDKIALRLAKSRSEANMIENFINDTNLKIASFKLPSNGEFTELKGSLEFLNLIRKEKDILSQRLELVNKSIIHFEHQYKNASLEYEKMKYLESEEFKAELVRVKKLEQNSIDEFATMRYTYLKESEI, from the coding sequence ATGAAGAGTAAATTTACCCAAATCGTAAAGGTAAAAAAACAAAATTTAGACAAAATCGCTCTCAGGCTTGCTAAAAGCAGGTCTGAAGCCAACATGATAGAAAATTTTATTAATGATACAAATTTGAAAATAGCCTCTTTTAAGCTACCTTCAAATGGTGAATTTACTGAGCTTAAAGGCTCTTTAGAGTTTTTAAATTTGATCAGAAAAGAGAAAGACATACTTTCTCAAAGGCTTGAACTTGTTAACAAAAGCATAATCCACTTTGAGCATCAGTATAAAAACGCAAGCTTAGAATATGAGAAGATGAAATATCTTGAGAGCGAAGAGTTTAAAGCGGAGCTTGTTAGAGTTAAAAAGCTTGAGCAAAATTCTATTGATGAGTTTGCTACTATGAGATATACCTATTTAAAAGAGAGTGAGATTTGA
- a CDS encoding ATP phosphoribosyltransferase regulatory subunit translates to MEFKNFDGKVYEHEIPVGSRLYFGKIATLKRDIENLASRILLENGFHEIVTPYFSYHQHLSVAPTQLLRFSDHANNQVSLRADSTVDVVRIVLRRLKDTEPKRWFYIQPVFKYPSSEFHQIGAELIGETDLAISVKMAKNLFDKLGLKPHLQISHIEVPHIVCRILNLPISIFEHGEIEKILDQKEEWLKKLAFVNSVREIDEIYSIVPDELKEPLNEIKRVAELSQCENLRIVPLYYSKMRYYDKLFFRFLSGNDILSGGGNYEIDGIKSSGFGVYVDALLENLKDKNI, encoded by the coding sequence ATGGAATTTAAAAATTTTGACGGCAAAGTATATGAACATGAAATTCCTGTCGGAAGCAGACTATATTTTGGGAAGATAGCGACTTTAAAAAGAGATATTGAGAATCTCGCTAGTAGAATTTTGTTGGAAAACGGATTTCATGAGATTGTAACTCCATATTTTTCATATCATCAGCATCTAAGCGTAGCTCCGACACAGCTACTTAGATTCAGTGATCATGCTAATAATCAGGTAAGCTTAAGAGCCGACAGTACTGTAGATGTCGTTAGAATAGTGCTTAGAAGACTTAAGGATACCGAGCCAAAACGCTGGTTTTACATTCAGCCAGTTTTTAAATATCCTAGTAGTGAATTTCATCAGATAGGAGCAGAGCTAATAGGCGAAACAGATCTTGCCATAAGCGTTAAAATGGCTAAAAATTTGTTTGATAAGCTCGGACTTAAACCACATCTTCAAATAAGTCATATAGAGGTTCCACATATAGTTTGTAGGATTTTAAATTTGCCTATATCTATATTTGAGCATGGAGAGATAGAGAAAATTTTGGATCAAAAAGAGGAGTGGCTCAAAAAACTTGCTTTTGTAAATAGCGTAAGAGAGATAGATGAAATTTATAGTATTGTTCCAGATGAGCTAAAAGAGCCTCTTAACGAGATAAAAAGAGTGGCTGAGCTGTCGCAATGCGAAAATTTAAGAATAGTTCCACTATATTATTCAAAGATGAGATATTACGATAAACTATTTTTTAGGTTTTTAAGTGGTAATGATATATTAAGCGGCGGTGGAAATTACGAAATAGACGGTATTAAAAGTAGCGGTTTTGGCGTCTATGTGGATGCTTTGCTAGAAAATTTAAAAGATAAAAATATATAA
- a CDS encoding DUF507 family protein, with translation MRIKLPHTPYISQKIAIDLLNSGFVTLSKGIEPLCALAKEILDSDLQRERALEERVNQVLEENENEMEFMQVDRKNMFWLVKKKLAKDYDVILSYEDRFNNIAHLILEAAWKKGLMDYSVSENRVKNVIYGSIEDYIKIYEKLEDVVISKIDSYKRKLIPGTEEYDIVFERLYEEELRKKGML, from the coding sequence ATGCGTATTAAACTGCCACACACTCCATATATATCGCAAAAGATTGCAATTGATCTATTAAATTCAGGATTTGTTACTTTAAGTAAAGGCATTGAACCGCTCTGTGCACTTGCAAAAGAGATATTAGATAGTGATTTGCAGCGTGAAAGGGCTCTTGAAGAGCGAGTAAATCAAGTTTTAGAAGAGAATGAAAACGAGATGGAATTTATGCAAGTGGATAGAAAAAATATGTTTTGGCTTGTCAAGAAAAAGCTTGCGAAAGACTATGATGTAATATTGTCTTACGAAGATAGATTCAATAATATCGCTCACTTGATTCTTGAAGCCGCTTGGAAAAAAGGGCTAATGGACTATAGCGTATCTGAAAATAGAGTAAAAAATGTGATTTACGGCTCCATTGAAGACTATATAAAAATCTATGAAAAGCTTGAAGATGTTGTAATCTCTAAAATTGATAGCTACAAAAGAAAGCTTATACCAGGAACCGAAGAATACGATATAGTATTTGAAAGACTTTATGAAGAAGAGTTAAGAAAAAAGGGAATGCTGTAA
- a CDS encoding adenylosuccinate synthase yields the protein MNRADLIVGVQWGDEGKGKIVDMLSANYDMVCRCQGGHNAGHTIWTNGVKYALHLVPSGVLHKNIINIIGNGVVVCPEFLVKEIKQFEALEGRFFISDKAHLNLRHHALIDQAKERLKGKNAIGTTGKGIGPAYADKISRNGHRMGELLDPEKLCDDLMNDFSENKSFLDTLGVVIPSKNELLDELKLYKKELGKFIANTTQMVWKGLDSNKKIMLEGAQGTLLDIDHGTYPYVTSSNTISAGSCSGIGISPKEVGEVIGIIKAYTTRVGNGAFPTEDLGGDGDMMCELGKEFGTTTGRRRRCGWFDAVAVKYAARLDGVDKFALMKLDVLDGFEKVKICKAYEYKGEIIDYFPTDLENVKPIYEELDGWDKVEGIRKFDDLPQNAKTYINRIEELTGTRVGIISTSPEREDTIIR from the coding sequence ATGAATAGAGCTGATCTGATAGTAGGCGTGCAGTGGGGAGATGAGGGTAAAGGTAAGATAGTAGATATGCTAAGTGCCAACTACGATATGGTTTGCAGATGCCAAGGCGGACATAATGCCGGTCACACAATATGGACCAATGGCGTTAAATATGCTCTTCATTTGGTTCCTTCCGGGGTTTTGCATAAAAATATAATCAATATAATAGGCAACGGAGTTGTCGTATGCCCTGAATTTTTAGTTAAAGAAATTAAGCAGTTTGAAGCTCTTGAAGGAAGATTTTTTATAAGCGATAAGGCGCATCTAAATTTGCGCCATCACGCTTTAATCGATCAGGCAAAAGAGCGTCTTAAAGGTAAAAACGCTATAGGAACGACAGGTAAAGGAATAGGTCCCGCATATGCAGATAAAATAAGCAGAAACGGTCATAGAATGGGAGAGCTTTTGGATCCTGAAAAACTATGCGATGATCTAATGAATGATTTTAGTGAGAACAAGAGCTTTCTTGATACTTTAGGTGTTGTTATTCCTAGTAAAAATGAACTTTTGGACGAGCTAAAACTATATAAAAAAGAGCTTGGAAAATTTATTGCAAACACTACTCAGATGGTTTGGAAAGGGCTTGATAGTAATAAAAAAATAATGCTTGAGGGTGCGCAAGGAACTCTACTTGATATAGATCACGGCACATATCCTTATGTAACTAGCTCAAATACTATAAGCGCAGGAAGCTGTAGCGGAATAGGCATTAGCCCAAAAGAGGTAGGTGAAGTAATAGGCATAATCAAAGCCTATACTACTCGTGTTGGAAACGGGGCTTTTCCTACTGAGGATTTAGGTGGAGATGGCGATATGATGTGCGAGCTTGGCAAGGAGTTTGGCACCACTACAGGCAGAAGAAGACGTTGCGGATGGTTTGATGCAGTAGCTGTAAAATATGCAGCAAGACTTGATGGGGTGGATAAATTTGCGCTTATGAAGTTAGATGTTTTGGATGGCTTTGAAAAAGTAAAAATTTGCAAAGCATACGAATATAAGGGTGAGATTATAGATTATTTTCCTACCGATCTTGAGAATGTCAAACCTATATATGAGGAGCTTGATGGATGGGATAAGGTTGAGGGAATTCGTAAATTTGACGATCTTCCACAAAATGCAAAGACCTATATCAATCGCATAGAAGAGCTAACTGGCACAAGAGTTGGTATAATATCAACTAGCCCTGAAAGAGAAGATACTATTATTAGATGA
- a CDS encoding carbamoyl-phosphate synthase domain-containing protein — protein MKAYIYLENGVFLEAKAFGKGGSAVANMVFNTSFTAYQEIITDPNYDGKFIVFTSPEIGIVGTNNEDSNSDKIHASSILIRSFNKMPSNFRATKDLDEFFKENGKFGVYDIDTRFLTMLIREKGELRAAISTEISNPNDLKQMLDNRS, from the coding sequence ATGAAAGCTTATATATATCTTGAAAACGGCGTATTTTTAGAGGCTAAAGCTTTTGGAAAAGGCGGAAGCGCGGTTGCTAATATGGTTTTTAATACAAGCTTTACAGCATATCAAGAAATTATAACAGATCCTAATTATGATGGAAAATTCATAGTTTTTACATCTCCTGAGATCGGTATAGTTGGCACAAACAATGAAGATTCTAACAGTGATAAAATTCACGCTAGCTCTATTTTGATACGATCTTTTAATAAGATGCCTTCAAATTTTAGAGCTACAAAAGATTTGGATGAGTTTTTCAAAGAGAATGGAAAATTCGGTGTTTATGATATAGATACTAGATTTTTAACTATGCTTATTCGTGAAAAAGGCGAGCTAAGAGCTGCTATATCGACAGAAATTTCAAATCCTAATGATTTAAAACAGATGCTAGATAATAGATCCTAA
- a CDS encoding sulfite exporter TauE/SafE family protein, which produces MDNATIISIVSVAFFSSIGHCIGMCGGFMVALSTLVNRENKIKNIFAIVGYNAARVSAYILLGALFGAFGSLFALSLKARGYFLFIIGVFLVILGIALIKRGKILNFLEGNSAIYKFINLKIRMIISKDMKFGFLVLGFLNGLIPCGVVYYFLAIAISTASAINGALVMVIFGMVSLVMMSSYTLILKFLNDKFRSFMLYLSGLVVIIYGIYISFIGFMATNG; this is translated from the coding sequence ATGGATAATGCCACAATAATATCTATTGTAAGCGTTGCCTTTTTTAGCTCCATAGGACACTGTATAGGTATGTGCGGGGGCTTTATGGTGGCTCTTTCGACTCTTGTAAACCGAGAAAATAAAATAAAAAATATATTTGCGATAGTCGGGTATAATGCGGCTAGAGTTAGCGCATATATCTTGCTTGGAGCGCTTTTTGGCGCATTTGGTAGCCTTTTTGCGCTATCTCTTAAGGCAAGGGGTTATTTTCTCTTTATAATTGGTGTTTTTTTAGTTATTTTGGGTATTGCTCTTATAAAACGCGGCAAAATTTTAAATTTTTTAGAGGGAAATTCCGCTATTTATAAATTTATAAATTTAAAAATCAGAATGATAATCTCAAAAGATATGAAATTTGGTTTTTTAGTGCTTGGGTTTTTAAACGGACTTATACCTTGTGGGGTAGTGTATTATTTTTTAGCTATTGCTATCTCGACAGCAAGCGCAATAAATGGTGCTTTGGTAATGGTCATTTTTGGTATGGTTAGTTTGGTTATGATGAGCTCTTACACTTTGATTTTAAAATTTTTAAACGATAAATTTAGAAGTTTTATGCTCTATCTATCCGGATTAGTAGTGATTATTTACGGTATTTATATATCTTTTATAGGATTTATGGCAACAAATGGATGA
- a CDS encoding response regulator transcription factor — MVGNLKELTILLVEDEGGARESMGEILANEFSKVILAGNGDEGLKKFKKFNPDIVVTDIAMPIMDGLDMSKEIKIISRNTPIVILSAFSEKERLLKAIDVGIDKYLMKPIDMDELFATLINIAQSKIEGANLIKITDRYSFNQTKRVLVKDGIEIALTKKELSFVSLLVKRLGTLVLIEEIKSIVWVGEKVSDAAIRTFVKRVRDKVGAELIKNIPGLGYKIDLK, encoded by the coding sequence GTGGTAGGAAATTTAAAAGAGCTTACAATACTTTTAGTAGAGGATGAAGGTGGGGCTAGAGAGTCTATGGGCGAAATTCTTGCAAATGAATTTAGCAAGGTTATTTTAGCCGGCAATGGCGATGAAGGGTTAAAGAAATTTAAGAAATTTAATCCAGACATTGTGGTAACAGATATTGCTATGCCTATAATGGACGGACTTGATATGTCAAAAGAGATTAAAATCATCTCCAGAAACACTCCTATCGTTATTTTAAGCGCATTTAGCGAAAAGGAGAGGCTGCTAAAAGCTATTGATGTCGGTATCGATAAGTATTTAATGAAGCCTATTGATATGGATGAGCTTTTTGCAACTCTTATAAATATAGCTCAATCAAAAATAGAGGGAGCAAATTTAATAAAAATTACTGATAGATACTCATTTAATCAAACAAAAAGAGTCTTAGTAAAAGACGGAATAGAGATAGCTCTGACTAAAAAAGAGCTTTCTTTTGTCTCGCTTCTTGTAAAAAGACTTGGAACTTTGGTTTTGATAGAGGAGATAAAAAGTATCGTATGGGTAGGTGAGAAAGTAAGTGATGCCGCTATAAGAACTTTCGTAAAGAGAGTTAGGGACAAGGTCGGAGCTGAGCTGATAAAGAATATCCCGGGGCTTGGGTACAAGATAGATTTAAAATAA
- a CDS encoding diguanylate cyclase — MIFSSNKNKSLSYNILNRVYFANLVTIIAIFCIIAFAVNIKFNEIRENMHLSNQELRNIILNNVKTVNDELTLISRYITSDNTNTRAILDYSMSNHKKYYAMHVATIDGDIEISTFSHRDVNKEYLHFFKSKPWKDKFVDGFYRSKFDFHHGDIPTRFIVKDLGNSKILIAEVKLNYIYNELLQIQNSEGANSFIINKDGRILFHQDIELVLKQKAIFDIYSVDMNYADQNSIRINWGADNFDLYMVQYIPKARTAVVTYRPISNILYTNWLFLGICLAFFLIGLFLVFVDVKFAVNGIIKPILFIKKLIKKLEKEESIGQYVSTGYITDFNEMVDSIIHVNENFQNKKNSFLEYEKKFGYLFEQGPLVILLIDAKTGDIVEASSKALEFYGFSRDEFLSKRLQDLDADSAKGANIMTCDCSDNTVAYEARHILSNGDIKDVLIKKKNIEADDNKLGFCLIEDITWEKINKRNFKRENEANIYSPIFKISWKNGFMQDILSVSINTEIILGYRLEEMLADDFSFKNIIHPADFDKIFNEFNIKFRLFSTNAVKKDYEFLSSIRISKKNLEVVTCNVFLKFISSDDKNIDEVIGYFVDSSIIDKMDLNNNSLHNGSHYEIDGLKYKNDADKYKQIVSNLFSNSQEAIAIVGTDGKFIDVNDAFVQITGYSKEEAVGSPSNLLNSGIHDSKFFSNLWRSAINEGYWRGHIWNKKKDGKKYLELLTISTVYDKDGSIENFIAIFSDISHAKEKEENLEQIAYYDALTKLPNRFLFSKKLNNAMINTVSTKTSIAVIYIDIDNFKPINDLHGHSVGDRLLIAISKNISIVLKENDVLARIGGDEFIAIVNDLTYKNEINDILEDILRSASRDIVINNKHLRVSASVGASLYPQKIDIDQDTLIEQADWAMYQSKLSGKNKYYIFDPDADKYFRDHYALSDRISSSLLNDEFSLLYQPILNIKTNKIVGLETFIARKTGNTILCEEILPLIANGYIYDDLVLWNIDMALKDQSRMRTKYGLDLKVSVNVTLELIHRSDFIKKFHSIAESREHNNFHMLELNIKDASSFKQPIDSNEILNTYKSYGISLILDQFGSKSTSIKNLKNIYADKLKVSKYLSLGVVKEADSLIILKSILTLSNIFLKEAIAKGVETSESMYLLMKAGYHNLQGGYIAPPMRLERIKHWLETYKIPDKLKHIEALKESELVLCNLAVMHKGWIKSLLDMLSASNFSRFDTKEFAKEYSLMMVESYKRHILDTHKIAVHVETTSIIMQILTNIEQGQSISKLVVKLKDKRDKILTLE, encoded by the coding sequence ATGATTTTTTCAAGCAATAAAAATAAAAGCTTGTCTTATAATATTTTAAATAGAGTTTATTTCGCAAATTTGGTCACCATTATTGCGATATTTTGCATAATAGCTTTTGCTGTAAATATTAAATTCAATGAAATTCGCGAAAATATGCATTTAAGCAATCAAGAGCTTAGAAATATTATCTTAAATAATGTCAAAACCGTCAACGACGAACTTACACTTATTAGCAGATATATAACATCAGACAATACTAACACAAGGGCTATTTTGGATTATTCAATGAGTAATCACAAGAAATATTACGCTATGCATGTTGCCACAATTGATGGCGATATTGAAATTTCTACCTTTTCTCATAGAGATGTAAATAAAGAGTATCTGCATTTTTTTAAATCAAAACCCTGGAAGGATAAATTTGTAGATGGATTTTATAGATCCAAATTCGACTTTCATCATGGAGATATTCCAACCAGATTTATTGTAAAAGATCTTGGAAATAGCAAAATTTTAATTGCCGAAGTAAAGCTAAATTACATATATAATGAGCTATTGCAGATTCAAAATTCAGAAGGGGCGAACTCTTTTATCATTAATAAAGATGGAAGAATTTTGTTTCACCAAGATATAGAGCTTGTTCTAAAGCAAAAAGCCATATTTGATATTTATAGCGTAGACATGAATTATGCAGACCAAAATAGTATTAGAATTAACTGGGGGGCAGACAACTTTGATCTTTATATGGTTCAATACATCCCTAAAGCCAGAACAGCTGTTGTAACTTATCGCCCTATTAGCAATATATTGTATACAAACTGGCTATTTTTAGGTATATGTCTAGCATTTTTTTTAATAGGGCTATTTTTAGTTTTTGTGGATGTCAAATTTGCCGTAAATGGTATTATAAAGCCTATATTGTTTATAAAAAAGCTTATAAAAAAGCTTGAAAAAGAAGAGAGTATCGGTCAGTATGTAAGCACTGGCTATATAACTGATTTTAACGAAATGGTGGATTCGATTATCCATGTTAATGAAAATTTTCAAAACAAAAAAAATAGCTTTTTAGAATATGAGAAAAAATTTGGATACCTTTTTGAACAGGGTCCTTTGGTTATACTTTTGATCGATGCAAAAACAGGTGATATTGTAGAGGCTAGTTCAAAGGCATTAGAATTTTATGGATTTTCCAGAGATGAATTTTTAAGTAAAAGATTGCAAGACCTTGATGCCGATAGTGCAAAAGGTGCAAATATTATGACTTGTGACTGTAGTGACAATACAGTAGCTTACGAAGCTAGACATATACTCTCAAATGGCGATATAAAAGATGTATTGATAAAAAAGAAAAATATAGAAGCGGATGATAATAAGCTAGGATTTTGTCTAATTGAAGATATTACTTGGGAAAAAATAAATAAGAGAAATTTTAAAAGAGAGAATGAGGCTAATATCTACTCTCCGATATTTAAAATATCTTGGAAAAATGGCTTTATGCAAGATATTTTAAGCGTCTCGATTAATACCGAGATTATATTAGGCTATAGGCTAGAAGAGATGCTGGCTGATGATTTTAGTTTTAAAAATATTATACATCCTGCAGACTTTGATAAAATCTTTAATGAATTTAATATCAAATTTAGATTATTTAGTACTAATGCGGTAAAAAAAGATTATGAATTTTTATCATCTATTAGAATATCAAAGAAAAATTTAGAAGTTGTAACTTGTAATGTTTTTTTAAAATTTATATCTAGTGACGATAAAAATATAGATGAAGTTATAGGATATTTTGTAGACAGTTCTATCATAGATAAAATGGATTTAAACAATAACTCTTTACATAATGGTAGCCATTATGAAATAGACGGTCTAAAGTATAAAAATGATGCTGACAAATATAAACAAATAGTCTCAAATTTATTTTCAAATTCTCAAGAAGCTATAGCTATAGTAGGAACTGATGGCAAATTTATAGATGTAAACGATGCTTTTGTTCAAATAACGGGATACTCTAAAGAAGAAGCTGTAGGAAGCCCTTCGAATTTATTAAATTCTGGTATTCATGATAGCAAATTTTTTTCTAATTTATGGCGTAGTGCTATAAATGAAGGATATTGGAGGGGTCATATCTGGAATAAAAAGAAAGATGGTAAAAAATACCTAGAGCTTTTGACTATAAGCACCGTTTATGACAAAGACGGCAGCATAGAAAACTTTATAGCTATTTTTTCAGATATCTCGCATGCTAAAGAAAAAGAAGAAAATTTAGAGCAAATAGCCTACTATGATGCACTAACAAAACTTCCGAATAGATTTTTATTCTCTAAAAAACTAAATAATGCAATGATAAATACTGTAAGCACAAAGACTTCCATTGCTGTTATATATATAGACATAGATAATTTTAAACCTATAAACGATTTGCATGGACACTCTGTTGGCGATAGGCTATTGATCGCAATTTCAAAAAATATCAGCATTGTTTTAAAAGAAAATGATGTTTTAGCAAGGATTGGCGGGGATGAATTTATAGCTATCGTAAATGATTTAACTTATAAAAATGAAATTAATGATATATTAGAGGACATATTAAGGTCTGCAAGTAGAGATATTGTGATAAACAATAAGCATCTAAGAGTGAGTGCTAGTGTTGGTGCAAGCTTATATCCTCAAAAAATCGATATCGATCAAGATACACTTATAGAGCAGGCTGATTGGGCTATGTATCAGTCAAAATTATCAGGCAAAAATAAATACTATATATTTGATCCTGATGCGGATAAGTATTTTAGAGATCACTATGCATTATCCGATAGAATATCGTCAAGTCTTTTAAATGATGAATTTTCGCTTCTATATCAACCTATATTAAATATAAAAACAAATAAGATTGTCGGTCTTGAAACATTTATAGCGAGAAAGACCGGAAATACGATTTTGTGTGAAGAAATTTTACCTCTTATAGCAAATGGTTATATATATGATGATTTAGTGCTTTGGAATATAGATATGGCACTTAAAGATCAATCTCGTATGCGCACAAAATACGGACTCGATTTAAAAGTTAGCGTAAATGTAACCTTAGAGCTTATTCATAGATCAGACTTTATAAAGAAATTTCATTCTATTGCCGAAAGCAGAGAGCACAATAACTTTCACATGCTTGAGCTTAATATTAAAGATGCCTCTTCATTTAAGCAGCCTATTGATAGTAATGAAATTTTAAATACTTATAAAAGCTATGGTATATCTCTTATACTTGATCAATTCGGTTCAAAATCTACTTCTATTAAAAATTTAAAAAATATTTATGCCGATAAATTAAAAGTCTCAAAATACTTAAGTCTGGGAGTGGTAAAAGAGGCTGATAGCTTGATTATATTAAAATCAATTCTTACTTTATCTAATATATTTTTAAAAGAAGCCATTGCAAAGGGAGTAGAGACATCCGAGAGTATGTATCTGCTTATGAAGGCGGGGTATCACAACTTGCAAGGAGGATATATAGCTCCTCCGATGAGGCTTGAAAGAATTAAACATTGGCTTGAAACATATAAAATTCCAGACAAATTAAAGCATATAGAGGCTCTTAAAGAGAGTGAGCTTGTATTGTGTAATTTAGCCGTTATGCATAAGGGCTGGATAAAGAGTTTGCTTGATATGCTCAGTGCTTCAAATTTTAGTAGATTTGATACCAAAGAATTTGCTAAAGAGTATAGTTTAATGATGGTAGAATCATACAAAAGACATATTTTGGATACCCATAAGATAGCTGTTCATGTTGAAACAACAAGTATTATTATGCAAATTTTAACAAATATAGAGCAAGGTCAAAGCATATCAAAGCTTGTTGTTAAATTAAAAGATAAGCGTGATAAGATTTTGACTTTAGAGTAA
- a CDS encoding MotE family protein has product MRKILSLSIFALFLFGAEVPVDCVSIFEARKGELIKEIERIDEEKQGLEAFRASSEAIFRERNAQLSKKESDINATLAKIEEQKAHIENLVKRNDEILSQIKTMTTDKVGEAYGKMKDQAAADVLSAMDRISAASIMYALAPKKISSIMAKMEPAVASEITLLIKQGPPFGKKDKDNKIDSSIKLEGPAGNLLNL; this is encoded by the coding sequence TTGAGAAAAATTTTATCTTTATCTATATTCGCATTATTTCTTTTTGGAGCTGAAGTTCCCGTTGATTGTGTCTCTATATTTGAGGCTAGAAAGGGTGAGCTTATAAAAGAAATAGAGAGAATAGATGAGGAGAAGCAAGGACTTGAAGCCTTTAGGGCGTCAAGCGAGGCTATTTTTAGAGAGAGAAATGCACAGCTAAGCAAAAAAGAGAGTGATATAAATGCGACTTTGGCTAAAATAGAGGAACAAAAAGCTCATATAGAAAATTTAGTAAAAAGAAATGATGAAATTTTGTCTCAGATTAAAACAATGACAACTGATAAAGTTGGCGAAGCATACGGAAAGATGAAAGATCAGGCCGCGGCAGATGTGTTAAGTGCTATGGATAGGATAAGCGCTGCAAGCATAATGTATGCTTTAGCTCCTAAAAAAATCTCTTCTATAATGGCTAAAATGGAGCCTGCCGTGGCGTCTGAAATAACTCTTCTAATCAAGCAAGGCCCACCTTTTGGAAAAAAAGATAAAGATAATAAAATTGATTCGTCCATTAAGCTTGAAGGACCGGCTGGCAATTTACTAAATTTATAG